The Alphaproteobacteria bacterium genomic interval AGGTTCAAGTTTGCGGCGTAGCTGGTATCGGTCTTGTCGTAGCGGGTGGCGATGCCCCGGAATTCCTTGATCTTGGCAAAGTAGTTCTCAACCAAATGGCGCCATTGGTAGATGTCCTTGTCGTAGGCGATTTGCCTTATCCGGTCGGCTTTTGATGGGATGACCGCGGTGATGCCACGTTGATCCAGTTCCGCCCGCAGCCAATC includes:
- a CDS encoding transposase gives rise to the protein DWLRAELDQRGITAVIPSKADRIRQIAYDKDIYQWRHLVENYFAKIKEFRGIATRYDKTDTSYAANLNLAATIIAMR